The genomic window GCCGGCCATATAACAATGAACCAGTCACTCTTTGAGACTTACTTTTTATGCATTTTAAACTGAAGGAATAGCTCGTTATAGTACGCAAGCATTTTTTTTCCGAGATTCTCATAGACTTCCAGCTTTCCCGTCATTTCTTCGTCGGGATAAAAACGTTTATCATTGACGATTTCTTTATCCATATACTTCAGTGCTTCTTTATTTGGAGTGGAATATCCGACATACTCGGTATTTTGCGCTGCAACTTTTGGATCGAGCATAAAATTGATAAACTTATGTGCTGCCTCTATGTTCTTGGCGGTTTTTGGGATCACCATATTATCAAACCACAGATTGGAGCCTTCTTCAGGCACCACATATTCAAGATTGTCTTTTTTCCACATTAATTCTGCTGCGGTCCCTGACCAGACAACACCGATCGCAGCTTCATCATTTTCCATCAGCATTCTGATTTCATCTCCAACGATGGCCTTGATATTCGGAGTCAGTTTGTCCAGTTTTTCTTTCGCCTCGAGCAAATGGGATTTATTCGTATCATTCAGCGAATAGTGCAAGCTGTTCAACCCCATTCCCATTACTTCACGTGCACCATCGATAAGCAATATCTCATTTTTTAATTCCGGATCCCATAAATCATTCCATTTCGTAATCTTTTTATCTCCCAGAATGTCTTTATTGTAAAGGATTCCGACCGTTCCCCAAAAATAAGGAATCGAATATTTGTTGCCCGGATCAAAAGGTAAATCCAAAAATCTCGGATCAATGTATTTTAAATTCGGTATTTTAGAATG from Bacillus methanolicus includes these protein-coding regions:
- a CDS encoding ABC transporter substrate-binding protein, with product MKQLIRAFAAVLLVSFLLLYVVFKLNSAQGYTSGNTLTIYNWGDYIDAKLIDRFEKETGIKVIYETFDSNEAMMTKIEQGGTAYDIAVPSEYAIHKMKEENLLLPIDHSKIPNLKYIDPRFLDLPFDPGNKYSIPYFWGTVGILYNKDILGDKKITKWNDLWDPELKNEILLIDGAREVMGMGLNSLHYSLNDTNKSHLLEAKEKLDKLTPNIKAIVGDEIRMLMENDEAAIGVVWSGTAAELMWKKDNLEYVVPEEGSNLWFDNMVIPKTAKNIEAAHKFINFMLDPKVAAQNTEYVGYSTPNKEALKYMDKEIVNDKRFYPDEEMTGKLEVYENLGKKMLAYYNELFLQFKMHKK